The DNA segment GCTTCGCTACCTATTTACCCCAAGGTATTTAAATTATACATCTGTTTAATTTTAAAACGAATTACAGAAACTGAATATCTTTATTGAATATGTTATTCTGGGGGGTTGGTAATTTGATTTGAAATTGCAAAAATTCTGGGTTAGTTCTAGCAAATGAATGCTAGGAGGAACTTGTTCTGTTTTATGTTTTGATAGATGCATCTTTTGAAGTTTGAACTGATGGATTTAGTTTGCTGCAATAGTGAGTGATTAATTTGGATGGTCGGTTGTGCGGCATTCATGTGGGGAACAAAAGGATCAGAAGATTTAGAGGCTTTCTACCCGGTCAGACCTGAATGTCAAGCTGATGTTCCTAAGGCCCGTTTCAAGCCTCGGGTAAACTCTTTTTTTCCCCCCTTCTCAATgcttcctcttcttttagacTCCTGCGTCAAttagtttcttttcttttgattaATGATCGTTTATGATCATTTGCATTGTGATTTGAGTTAATGTGATATTTGGGGGTTCCAGTATTTCATGGTTGCATTTATTTCCTTAATGCTTGAAATGGAGAGGGCTGGGGAAAATCTTTTCCATGTCTTGGTTCAAAATGAAAGACACTCTTCATTATTTTATGATTTCTTTTACATGACCTACATGTTGGCATTTTGAAAGCCAAAAAGGGCTTAGTTCTATCATCTTTTTAGTTGTTAAATAGCTGTAATCTTGTTGAAATATGCTTATAATACTTTTCATAGATTCATCCTTCCTCATGCTTTGATAGGATGGAGGGTTTTTTTGAAACTAcatttttctcctttttctAAATAGCATATTTTTGCAGGCTGGGAAAACTCTTAGTGCAAGAAGGTGGCACGCTGCATTCTCTGAAGATGGTCATTTGGATATTGCAAAAGTGCTTAGACGGATCCAGAGAGGGGTATGTTTATTTTTGCCAATAACACATGATCACTTTATCAGGAAGAGGCACATAATGGCTAGAATTGACATTTCATGTGCAACctttctgttttcttttttatcagTCTCATTTCTTTATCAATTAGAATGATTTACTACAGTACCTGTTTCAGTTGATgtgatatattttatttttctcaagTTAGAACCTGGATATTGAAGGTGAATCTTTTATCTTATAGGGTGTTCATCCTACAATTAAAGGATTAGTGTGGGAGTTTTTGTTAGGATGCTATGATCCTAATAGCACATTTGAGGAAAGGAATCAGCTTAGGCAACAAAGAAGGTAATGTTTCATTTTTTCTTTGATATAATCTATTGAAATAGTAAACTTATGTATGTATGAAATTATTTGCATATTATTCATAGTGGTTTTTCTTGCAAGTATATTCCGTGTGAATCTTTCTATTATCATGTTATGTTAGACttgtatttcttcttcttcctctttataCTTAACTTGGATTTGTTTTGTCATCGGCGGTGTACTTGTATGATCATGGATACATTCTTAACACAAAATCAACTCCAAACTTTTACTATCAACATTTTACAGTAAGGGGAATTATGTAAAATAATGATCTTGTGCCTCATAGTATTAAATTATTGTTCTCACAATTTCTTTTATGCGAATAGTTTTATAAACTCGGAGCATAATGATGTTGTGAATATTAATTAATGCGTACTAAGTTAATATACATGTATATGGCAGTTGATGCAGTTTTGTACTGCCTTTGTTATTTATAACCCGGTTTAAAGTTACAAAAGCTACATACTGCAGACCTAGAATATAGTTAATGATAATGAACACCACTTATCTCCGTTCAGTCTCTGATGCACGATAGCTCCCCTACAGAGTGATTGTTCTAGTTTGCCCATGGAATGACTGCTTTTTAATAATTAGGCCCATGGTTTTAGTATATAGGCCCTGTTTGGCAAATAGCTGTTAGCTAATTACCTTTTTGGttagctgattgtgtaaacttgtttggtaaaacttagttgATTGTTGTCAGCacttaatatgaagtggacctttaactatcagcttgagcttttagctaaaacggttccatgacatggtatcagagccagtgtgACCAAGTGGTCCTGGGTTCGATTCCCggcagccccatttgttgagttatttgcaggacatgttaatatgggcctgtgttgtcacgcttcaagcccaagtgtgctttcgcgtgtgggggtgtgtcagcACTTAATATGAGTCAAACCTCAAATTTTACCCGAaaaagctctttaccaaacagggccatgaGCAGTCTCCTAGATGAAGTTAAAGTATTTTGTATTTTCCTTATGGCTTCACATTGGTTTAGTTAATGCCATTGACATCTAGTGTCTCATTTATTGATACACCTTATTAACATCTTAATTATTTCGTTAAAAAAATTAAGCTTTTAAGTCTAAACAAGTAATTTATGTGATCAAACTGTCTCTCAGGGAGCAGTATGGAACATGGAAAACTGAATGTCAAAATATATTTCCAGTCATTGGTAGTGGCAAGTATATCACAACGCCTATTATTACTGATGATGGCCAACCAATAATAGATCCTTCGGCAAATAATGATCAAGTAGGGAATTTGGATGCTGTTTCAGATAACAGAGTCATTCAGTGGATGCTCGCCTTGCATCAAATTGGTATGAAAATCCTGCAAACTTTATTACCTAGTGGGTTTTGATTACCATAATTGGTTTTTAGGGAAGTGATATTTACCTTTATCCCTCGGTTTCTTAAGTATTTTGTGTCTAAATACTGCAATACCTTATGCAACGTGTGAAAGAGCTTGATGCAAGTGAAATATGTCTTTGTTAGGTCTGGATGTAGTTCGGACAGACCGAACACTCGTCTTTTATGAGAGTGATACAAACCAGGCAAAACTTTGGGATGTTCTTTCAATTTATGCATGGACGGATAATGATATTGGCTATGTCCAAGGTGAAGTACAgaattttctttgattttgatGTCAAATAAAGGAGTTCTGAAGTTTAAACATTTCTATTTCCTGAGCAGGAATGAATGATATTTGCTCTCCAATGGTAATTCTTCTTGAAAATGAAGCAGATGCATTTTGGTGCTTTGATCGTGCAATGAGGAGAATGGTATGCAATTTATCATAACATCGTTGAAGCCATTGTACATATAAAATAATCCCCTGTTGCTAGTTTTGGTTATACTTTTTAATGGAACTAATATATCGGTGATGGATAGAATCAATAACCTTTAAATAGTTAACTTCATTCCTCTTTTTGGATGCATTACTGTCCTGCAATATCAAGAAACGCACACATTATTTTGAATGTGAAATGAAGCTGCAATTTTAAATCTCCAAATTTGCCCCTTTCTTGTGGAGTTGCGGAAGTCGAGGGAAATAGTTAAGAATTATGATTAAGTTGAACGGGACattgaatttgatgatttccttGGTAGAAGTGTATAAAGGAAACATGCTATGTCAAGATGTTTTTGTCCATCTCCTTTGCTGGTCTAAAGGACAAGGCTAGGTAAGAAGGGTTTAATGCCTAGTTGTTTGCACCACATGACAAGTTGACTGGCCGGTAAGCTAGTGGTAAATGTTGAAGTGTGCATGAAATTATGCATGTCAAAATTTCTTCCATGCGATTTTTGAAATTCATCAACTATTCAGATAGTTTGTTAATTGTGGCTCATTTATTGAGTTTGTTAACGGGTGCTTAGATGGTCTTCCGTTATGACACATATCAAAATGTGGACACCATTTTGGATAATGATCGTCACTGTGTGGATATTTTTTTGGTTCATCCAATTAGTAGCATCTTACATGCAGTTGCATTTACTTTTGATTCTCCATTTGTATGTGTTAAGTTTTAGTTGTTCTCTTTCTTCTGTATTTTAACAGAAAGAAAACTTCAGGAGCAGTTCGACTTCAATGGGGGTGCAAACTCAGCTCAGTACACTTTCACAAATAATTAAAACTGTTGACCCCAAGCTTCATCAACACCTTGGTATGGTTCCACATCCTATAACTCTAATGGATTGAAATTATataaattgaaataaatatGCTGAAATTATGACTATGCCAGAAGATGCTTTCATCAGTAACTGAAATCTCGTTCTACATTTGGCAGAGGAGCTCGATGCTGGCGAGTATTTGTTTGCATTTCGCATGTTGATGGTACTTTTTCGAAGAGAGTTAACCTTTATGGATGCTCTGTATCTTTGGGAGGTAAGAAAGGACAATAGTGTTTTCCTTTGATACTCATTAAGGGCTAATTCTGTTGATGGGAATTCATGGACAGAATTAAAGCTTAGGCATCTTATGAATTATAGTGTTGTTTTTTTAGATAAGCTCATAGGTAAATTAGCTGACCTAGTAAATTAGCTGTTTCAATGTACTGAACTTGCTATTTTTGCTTGTAACTATATGCTCATAGGTAATTTTACTTTTTGCTGCAGCCGCTGCGTTTTGttaaatgttttaattttaCTGTAGTAAATTTGTgagaataattttttattttttgagtgAATATGTAAGTTATCATTGGAACTTGTTATACAGTCCTATGTTTTTCCGGACCTAGGAAAGAGGCAATTAAATCATTATACAAAAAGTAAATACGCTGCTTGCTTGAAAGTTTGCAAAAAATTTACTGTGTCAATGTGGTGTGATTGATTCTTAGTTTTTTACTTTAGCACTTGTATTGTCAAATATGTTAAGGAAGTCATCTTGAATGATTTCAGCTGATGTTTGCCATGGAGTACAACCCTAGAATCTTCTCCGAATATGAGAAATCTAGTAGTGCCACGGAAAAGACCGAGGAACCTATAAATGACAAGCTGCTGAAGCAGTGTGGGAAATTTGAGAGGAAAAATGTAGAGACTGGAGTTGCAGTTGATCAACAGAATGCACTTGCTATTTTTCTTGTTGCAAGTGTTCTTGAGACGAAGAACAAGAGAATTCTAAAGGAAGCTAAGGGTCTAGATGATGTTGTTCAGGTCATCTCTTTCTCTATGCCTCTGCCATATTTtaacaaaggaaaaagaaagaaatatatgCATGTATCTCGAAAATTATCACTGCCTTCATCTAGGAAGGAAATTTTTCGCAGATATTGGCCGATACTACGGGAAGTTTGGATGCTAAAAAAGTATGTACTGAGGCATTGAAGATTCATAAGAAGTACCTGAGCAAGGTAGGCTAAAAAAGTCTTTTTCCTGTATATGGCCTTTGTGTGTGACCTTTTTTATATGTGCATATCATATTGATCTTCACAACTATAAGCGAAGGATCAAAGCATCTTGAGACCCCTGACTTTGTTAGTTTTCCACAATTATGTCCTCATTAAATTCTATGCATTAACCTTGGTCATTTATAAAgcctttaatattttattttcacacttTCAGCCCTTGATCGTTTACACATTGTAGGTTTATAAATGATTAAAGATTTAGTGTCTAAAAACAAAAGATCAAGGGTTCAATGTGTAAAAATAGAAGATTAAGAGCTCAATGTGTAAAAGAACCAAAGTTTTCAAGAGCCTCAAAATgtcttaatatttaaaaaacaaACCTGTGGATAGCATCAAGTGAATGATTCCTATCAGGGAAATCAAAATGGGTAAAAAACAAACCTGAGGCTCCTAGTCATTTCGGTTTGTTGGATTGAGCCAATTATCTTTTATTTAATACATCAGACCcttgatcatttatttatttatttatttattgtcaCGTTAAGCCTCTACCTACCAAATTAGTTAGTTGTCAACATATAATTAAGTTAAAAGAGTGTCACTCATTTTATCTATTAACGGTGTTTTAAGTTCAAAGCTGATTTTTTTTGCTCATCAAATGTTTAATGTgctaaaaataaatgataagGGGTCTTATGTATTGAAATGGAAAACCAGGGGTTTAATTCACCAAAATCAGAATGACGAGGGGCCTCGGGATGTTTTGGTATATGCATGGAAAGTAATTGTTACATATTGTGCTTCTGGTTGTGGTTGCAGGCAAAAAAGCCATAGAAATATTGGTGGAGAGTGGTGAAATCTTCAGTCTGGGAGCCAAGAGGATGCTGAATGTGTTTGTAGATTGCTTTTGTTTTGGCCATATTGGCTCCTCTGCTCTTCATTTATCTTTTTCAAAACAAGTATTGTATTCaattttctattgttttcttcttattcttctatTGTGTTTTGTGTGTTGTTTTCAAAGATGAAAGTGGTGACAACTTGTTGTAGCTTTCAAGCAGCTGTTGTTGTATCCATACCTGTGTGTGTGTTATGGAGTTTATGAAATTTTGATGTGGTTGTAATTACATGTATCTACTTTTTGTAAAAATGGATTCTTTTTCTCaattaattttgtttatattattattattattattaatattgttTGAAGCTCCCCATAATAGATGGATAATCTTGGATGGGATCTCTAACTTCCATTTTTTAGTCCAAAGGCTGTTGGGCTCATTTGAAGCTGAAGCTCTCCCTGAATTTCGACTCCCTTGAAACCAAATTTGACAGTGTAGTTTGCAACAAACTTTGATTAACTCCTTCCATTTTATCCAGTGAATCCAATTCCCTTTTGGTCATTATTCCACCTGAATTTTGCTACAATTTGTTGAAGCTCGTCACATAATGTTTTCAGGAGCAAAAAGCAACTCATAATGAACTGATGGACTGCTTGGACTACTGACTTGATGAGTACTTCTTTGCCTCCTCatgatatttttttcttaaaccACCTCGATACTTTTTTTATTCAAACCATAAACCCCACTTTTTTTAGAACTCTAAGTTTACTGACCCACTTCAATCCCTTGTAAACGTGGCAGTTCCTAATTAATAAATCGTGGGTTCCTCTTCGGCAATCGTTGAGATCTTCGTGGTCTATCAATGTCTATAAGGCATTTTTGTGAGACATTTTATTGTTCTACATACCATTTTTTTATGGAGCTGTTGTAAATTAGTTTTGAGTAGTGAAAGCTTGTCCTTTCTTAAAGATTTTGGTTATTTTCCTTCATACGTATACTAATTCTACCAATATAAAGTAATTAATGtttgttaattttcttgatttGGCGAGAGTAATGATATAAAgttatttctttaatttttatattgtatttatataatttatttataggtaaataatttattagtcccttactttttacctaacatattgtttaatccttctattttgaaaaacacattataaggtctctagcttttgtcaatattaatcatttggtccttttatctttttttttagacttttaacCATTATATTTGACATAAATAATATGGTCATTTTGTATTATATTGTGGATatattaaaagttaaaatatgttcagttaaaaatctaaaaaaaatagacaaaatggTCAAATGGTTAATATTCACAAAAAATATGGATCTTATAACGTGTTTTTCGAAATAGAGGGATTAAATAGTGTGTTAGGTGAAAGATaggaaaataataattatttaccctatatttATTGATTGAAAATATGTccatattaattattttatatacaaaattaatcataattttattattagtaaaaagttcaaataaaacccatgtggtttcactaattttcagataaaggactgtgatttattttttttcaaagcgaggagtgaggtttcgcacttttaataatgctattaaaactatctttaacgacctgaaaatgaaaattttcaagaattaaagttgttcaatgtcatattttctatggaactacattttttattttagaaaatcatcttttttggaactttctctctctaaacattaactttctctctctttaccaaacatcatctaaataatctcaaaataaaaaagttaaagaattaaagttgcttagaatattagtagtgcttaaaatatgtcatttttgaagttgttaagggtgattttaataatatcaatcgaaaaagtccttattttgctaaagttgaaaacctcagtcctcgttttgacaaaaagtaaaccttACGCTACTAATAATTAATCATCAAATAGTAAATAACTAACATCAACAATaaatagcaaacaacaaacacATTAACAGCTAAACAAACAACCTCCtaatagggctgtaaatgagccgagccgttCATGAGCGGTTTGatgatcggctcgataaaagctcggttcgttttgtaaacgagccgcttgtgagcacgatttactggcttgatttgtaaacgagccgagcttgagcaggccaaagagTGAATGGTAAAAAGATATAATATAATCTTGtatgaaaacatatatatcaaacaataaataataagaatTAGAAAAGTAAGAGTAGTGAGACGTGGGTGGATCCGAAGCTTAGCACGTAAGCTGGAAACGTGTAAAGCTGAAGAAGCCTTTTGGGTTGTTTTTATTATTGACTACTATCTATACTtttgaaagagaaagagaaaaagagatggGCAAGAAGGAGTGCTTATGTTTCTTAGTTTCATTGCGGGAGAGCTTTCAGTATATCAAAGCTAAATTTGTGGGTCTGGTATGGTATGTTACCTTAAACTCTTTAAATCTGCCATCTTTCAGTTTTAATGAAAttgaattaatatatataatagggAAAAAAGATGACAGCAAAAACCGAGAAGGAAGCAATGGCAGCTGATTTAGAAGCTAGTAAGATAGAGGTTCAAGCAGCGGATCAAGCCCAAACAGCCAAGACAAGGATTCTTAATTCCTAATTTACTTTTCATATTCTTTCATTCAATCAAATTTCttactattatatatataataaaccaata comes from the Euphorbia lathyris chromosome 5, ddEupLath1.1, whole genome shotgun sequence genome and includes:
- the LOC136231227 gene encoding uncharacterized protein codes for the protein MVGCAAFMWGTKGSEDLEAFYPVRPECQADVPKARFKPRAGKTLSARRWHAAFSEDGHLDIAKVLRRIQRGGVHPTIKGLVWEFLLGCYDPNSTFEERNQLRQQRREQYGTWKTECQNIFPVIGSGKYITTPIITDDGQPIIDPSANNDQVGNLDAVSDNRVIQWMLALHQIGLDVVRTDRTLVFYESDTNQAKLWDVLSIYAWTDNDIGYVQGMNDICSPMVILLENEADAFWCFDRAMRRMKENFRSSSTSMGVQTQLSTLSQIIKTVDPKLHQHLEELDAGEYLFAFRMLMVLFRRELTFMDALYLWELMFAMEYNPRIFSEYEKSSSATEKTEEPINDKLLKQCGKFERKNVETGVAVDQQNALAIFLVASVLETKNKRILKEAKGLDDVVQILADTTGSLDAKKVCTEALKIHKKYLSKAKKP